AGGTCCCCCACTGCCCAATGTGGATTGGCGAAACGGTCGTCAGCCATACATTGCGGTACAGGCCGCCGCCCGGGTACCAGCGTGAAGATTCGGGCGGGTTGTCTAGTCGGATGGCGAGCTGGTTCACCCCGCCGGGGCGGATGTAGGGAGTGAGGTCGACCTGCCAGGACGCATAGCCAAATGGCCAGCCGCCAACCAGCTGGCCGTTGAGCCACACCATGGCGTAGGACATCGCCCCGTCGACCTCGAGGAAGACCGACTTGCCGGCGCTCGATTCGGGAATATCGAGCTGGCGGCGATACCACGCGACGCCGGGACTTGGCAGGCGCCCCATCCCGCCGCTGACCGCCGCGCCCCAGCCGCCGCTGAACGGGCCGGCAATCGCCCAGTCGTGCGGCAGGTCAACCGATTCCCAGGCGGTGTCGTCAAACCCGGCTTGGACGAAAGCAAAGTCGCTGCCCGGAGACCCCGCGGGCCGCGCATGGTGGTTGGCTGGATCCTTGATGAACGCATTCGCCGTTGGCAGGATCCACGGCTTGAGGACCGCTTGATCAGACCGCACCTGCACCGCCTCGGTTGGTCGTTCGTCGGCGGGCCGCGTCTCGCGCCGGTCGGTGATTTCGGGCCGTGCGTCGTAGACCAGCGGGTCGGGCGTTTCGTCGGGGCCGTACTTGTAGAACCGCCAGCCGAAGTTGATCGACTCTCGGGTGCGTACTCCGGCTGCCGCTTCGCTGGCGTTGGCGCCATGCGGCGCCACGGTCGTGGCGCCGATCACGGCCGAGACTAGAAGGGCGATGCGGTATACCATCTTGCGTTCAGACTCCGTGGAATACTCTGGATACATGCCCGGTGGTACCACATTGCACGGCAGTCTGCCATTCTCTGGAACAGCTGTACGGAGCCTTCTCCTATCGCCCAAGCGTGACCGCTTGGTTGGCGAGTCCGTTGTTGAGATGCGGAAGTTTGCCGAAGGTCGAGGGCGCCGCCGTCTACGGAGATTCGGGGGGCAGCGCAGGGGAACTGACCGTAGAAGCCTGTAAGATAAACTGTGCTCGGGCCTCTCGTTTCGCGCCCCGCATTTGTGCCATCGAATTGCGCATTTGAGTCGGCGAGTCTGGGATAGCATAATCGTCGCGTGCCAGAGCTTCGTCTCGTCCCCATTGAGGTACTGATGCCGCACCGTCCGCTAATCCTGCTTGCGCTACTGCTCACAGTCGTGCGAACCTCGCACGCCGAATTTCAGCTCATCGCCGACGGCAGGCCCGTTGACATCTTTGTCGATTCCCAGGCATCGCCCGGCCTGCGTCGCGTCGCCGGCTGGTTGGCCGACGACATGCAACGCGTCAGTGGACTGCGGCCCGAGGTCAAGCCCGGTCGGCCTGCTGGCGGCGGGATCCTGGTGGGCGTTATTGGGGCCGGGGGAGAGCTTGGCGACCTGATCAAGGCTCGGGGAATTGATGTTTCGGCCGTGGAAGGAAAACGTGAGGCCTCTGTGACGGCCGCTGCAGGGGACGTGCTGCTGATCGCCGGGAGCGACAAGCGCGGGGCGATCTACGGCATGTTGGACCTCTCACGCGAGATCGGCGTGTCACCATGGTACTGGTGGGCGGACGTGCCGGTCCAGCATCGGAGCGACGTCTCGGTAGCGTCGGAGCCACAGGTCCGCGATCCACCGAAGGTCCGCTACCGGGGCATCTTCCTCAACGACGAGGCGCCAGCGCTGGCCAACTGGTCGAACGAGCGATTCGGCGGTTGCAATTCAGAGTTCTACGCGCATGTGTTCGAGCTGATCCTGCGGCTTCGAGGCAACTTTCTGTGGCCTGCCATGTGGGGCCGCTCGCTGTTCGACGACGACCCGGCCAGCCAGCGCCTCGCAGACGAGCTGGGCGTGGTGCTCAGCACCTCTCACCACGAGCCGATGCAGCGGGCCCACGCGGAGTGGTCTCGCTACGGCAAGGGCCCCTGGGACTACGACCGAAATGCCGAAACTCTCCGCGATTTCTGGCGCGCCGGCGTGCGGCGGATGGGAAACAAAGAGAGCGTTGTCACCCTAGGCATGCGCGGGGACGGCGATGAGCCGATGACCGAGGGCGCCAACATCGCGCTGCTCGAGCGGATCGTTCGTGATCAGCGTGAGATCCTCGCCGAAGAGCTCGGGCGTCCCGTCACCGACCAGCCGCAGGTGTGGGCGCTCTACAAGGAAGTCCAGGAGTACTACGACCGCGGCATGCGTGCGCCCGATGACGTGATCCTGCTGCTCTGCGACGACAACTGGGGGAACGTCCGGCGGCTCCCCAGCCCAGAAGCGCCGCGGCACCCGGGTGGGTACGGGATGTACTACCACTTCGACTACGTTGGCGACCCTAGGAATTACAAGTGGCTCAACACCAACAGCCTGCCGCGGGTCTGGGAGCAGATGCACCTCACTTGGAAGCACGGGGTCGACCAGATTTGGGTCGTCAATGTGGGCGACCTCAAGCCGATGGAAGAACCGATCGACTTTTTTCTTACCATGGCCTACGACCCGGACCGGTTCCCCGCCAAGGGAATCGGCGAGCGTATCGATCAGTGGCGCATCGACTGGGCACGAGAGCAGTTCGGTGATGAGCTCGCCGGTCCAATTGCGGAAGTGCTCAAGCGCTACGCCAAGCTTGCAGCCCGCCGCAAGCCCGAGCTGCTTGACGCCAACAGCTACAGCCTAGGCAGTCACGATGAGTGGGGCCGCGTCGTGGCCGAGTGGAAACAGCTTATGAACCGTGCTCAGAAGATCGCCCAGCAGGCGTCGAGCGATCAACAGGCGGCGTACTACCAGCTGGTGCTCCACCCGGTGCTCGCGATGGGCAATCTGCACGAGCTGTACTTCGCCGTCGCAATGAACCACGCCCTCGCCGAAGATGGCGACCCGGCAGCCAACGAGTACGCCGATGCGGCAGAGGCGTTCTACGCGATCGACCAGCAGCTCACCGACCGCTACCACGCGCTGGAGGGCGGCAAGTGGAATCACATGATGTCCCAGACCCATATCGGCTACACAAGCTGGCAGGAGCCCCGCCGACAAAGGATGCCAGACGTTCGCCGGGTCGACCCGGATTCCAGGCCCGCCACGGAGGCCGCTGGTGCGGCGCACTCGAACAACGGTGCGGCGTCCGCGGCCGCGGTGGGATTCGTGGAGCGGAACGGCTACGTGTCGATCGAGGCGCCCAGCTTCGCCAGCTCCTCGTCAGCGGACGGCGTCGGGTG
This portion of the Posidoniimonas corsicana genome encodes:
- a CDS encoding glycosyl hydrolase 115 family protein: MPHRPLILLALLLTVVRTSHAEFQLIADGRPVDIFVDSQASPGLRRVAGWLADDMQRVSGLRPEVKPGRPAGGGILVGVIGAGGELGDLIKARGIDVSAVEGKREASVTAAAGDVLLIAGSDKRGAIYGMLDLSREIGVSPWYWWADVPVQHRSDVSVASEPQVRDPPKVRYRGIFLNDEAPALANWSNERFGGCNSEFYAHVFELILRLRGNFLWPAMWGRSLFDDDPASQRLADELGVVLSTSHHEPMQRAHAEWSRYGKGPWDYDRNAETLRDFWRAGVRRMGNKESVVTLGMRGDGDEPMTEGANIALLERIVRDQREILAEELGRPVTDQPQVWALYKEVQEYYDRGMRAPDDVILLLCDDNWGNVRRLPSPEAPRHPGGYGMYYHFDYVGDPRNYKWLNTNSLPRVWEQMHLTWKHGVDQIWVVNVGDLKPMEEPIDFFLTMAYDPDRFPAKGIGERIDQWRIDWAREQFGDELAGPIAEVLKRYAKLAARRKPELLDANSYSLGSHDEWGRVVAEWKQLMNRAQKIAQQASSDQQAAYYQLVLHPVLAMGNLHELYFAVAMNHALAEDGDPAANEYADAAEAFYAIDQQLTDRYHALEGGKWNHMMSQTHIGYTSWQEPRRQRMPDVRRVDPDSRPATEAAGAAHSNNGAASAAAVGFVERNGYVSIEAPSFASSSSADGVGWVELPDHGRTGSAMMPTPVTAAPSVPGEGACLSYPIWLTSAGPVTVDAYLSPTHDFYGADDHGIRFAVSIDDGKPVVVDMHADRSTNEHNPNPWRERVRNSIHIASTPPIEAGQGAHTLRFWRIDSGLVLQKLVVRTREIPPSTLGPPESTRAE